The Georgenia sp. TF02-10 genome window below encodes:
- a CDS encoding RNA methyltransferase — protein sequence MTERPDTPQLTNPRAERVRKVRGLSGRSARQRHRLFLVEGPQAVRELLRHAPDQVRDLYLTPAAADRHREIPDAARAARRHVHLGTADVLAAMSPDAQGVLAVAHLPAPVTLAELPAPRLVAVLAQVSDPGNAGTVIRAADAAGADAVVLTAGSVEPTNPKVVRATAGSLFHLPVVTGVDLATAASQLRAAGLTLLAADAGGEWDLDELADRAAARAAGYPPQVPGELAATAALAPDLTAPTGWVFGNEAHGLADAERDLADAVVAVPLHGRAESLNLAAAATVCLYASARAQRRAG from the coding sequence ATGACCGAGCGCCCGGACACCCCCCAGCTGACCAACCCCCGCGCCGAGCGGGTGCGGAAGGTCCGGGGGCTGTCCGGGCGCTCGGCGCGCCAGCGGCACCGGCTGTTCCTCGTCGAGGGGCCCCAGGCCGTCCGTGAGCTCCTCCGGCACGCCCCGGACCAGGTCCGCGACCTCTACCTCACCCCCGCCGCCGCCGACCGCCACCGCGAGATCCCCGACGCCGCCCGGGCCGCCCGCCGCCACGTCCACCTCGGCACCGCCGACGTGCTCGCCGCGATGAGCCCGGACGCCCAGGGCGTCCTCGCCGTCGCCCACCTCCCCGCCCCGGTGACCCTGGCGGAGCTGCCCGCCCCACGGCTCGTCGCCGTGCTGGCCCAGGTCAGCGACCCGGGCAACGCCGGCACCGTCATCCGGGCCGCGGACGCCGCCGGCGCCGACGCCGTGGTCCTCACCGCCGGCAGCGTCGAGCCGACCAACCCCAAGGTGGTGCGCGCCACCGCCGGCTCCCTGTTCCACCTGCCCGTGGTCACCGGCGTGGACCTCGCCACGGCCGCGTCCCAGCTCCGCGCGGCCGGCCTCACCCTCCTCGCCGCCGACGCCGGCGGGGAGTGGGACCTCGACGAGCTCGCCGACCGGGCCGCCGCCCGCGCGGCCGGCTACCCGCCGCAGGTGCCCGGGGAGCTGGCCGCCACGGCCGCGCTCGCCCCGGACCTCACCGCCCCCACCGGGTGGGTCTTCGGCAACGAGGCCCACGGCCTGGCCGACGCCGAGCGCGACCTGGCCGACGCCGTCGTCGCCGTCCCCCTGCACGGCCGCGCGGAGTCCCTGAACCTGGCCGCCGCGGCCACCGTCTGCCTGTACGCCTCGGCCCGGGCCCAGCGGCGGGCGGGCTGA
- a CDS encoding nucleoside/nucleotide kinase family protein, whose product MPAPLTATPADLTALLARIADLRGGPGTPGRALVGIAGAPGAGKSTLAAVLATALAATGTTCTVVGMDGFHLAQAELVRLGRAARKGAPDTFDAEGYVALLRRVRAQRPGDPVVYAPRFDRDLEEPVGSAVPVPADAAVVLTEGNYLLLDAEPWRRVPDLLDETWFVAADDGDRRARLLARHLAHGKELAAARAFALGSDQRNADLVAATADRADVVVRWA is encoded by the coding sequence GTGCCCGCGCCGCTGACGGCCACCCCGGCCGACCTCACCGCCCTGCTCGCCCGCATCGCCGACCTGCGCGGCGGCCCGGGCACCCCCGGCCGCGCCCTCGTCGGGATCGCCGGCGCCCCCGGCGCGGGGAAGTCCACCCTGGCGGCGGTCCTGGCCACCGCGCTGGCGGCGACCGGCACCACCTGCACGGTCGTCGGCATGGACGGCTTCCACCTCGCCCAGGCCGAGCTCGTCCGGCTGGGCCGCGCGGCCCGCAAGGGCGCCCCGGACACGTTCGACGCCGAGGGGTACGTCGCGCTGCTGCGCCGGGTCCGGGCCCAGCGGCCCGGCGACCCGGTGGTCTACGCCCCGCGGTTCGACCGGGACCTGGAGGAGCCGGTCGGCTCGGCGGTCCCGGTGCCCGCCGACGCCGCGGTGGTCCTCACCGAGGGCAACTACCTCCTGCTCGACGCCGAGCCCTGGCGGCGCGTGCCGGACCTGCTCGACGAGACCTGGTTCGTCGCCGCTGACGACGGCGACCGGCGGGCCCGGCTGCTCGCCCGCCACCTCGCCCACGGCAAGGAACTGGCCGCCGCCCGGGCGTTCGCGCTCGGCTCCGACCAGCGCAACGCCGACCTCGTGGCCGCCACCGCCGACCGGGCCGACGTCGTCGTCCGCTGGGCCTGA
- a CDS encoding VOC family protein: protein MSGRVVHFEIPFDDGERARAFYRAAFGWDIQEMPELGYTSVRTGPANEDGFPAEPGYIGGGMMAREASLPAPVVTVDTDDMDDALARVVELGGEVVIGRTAVADMGYAAYFRDTEGNVMGLWQDAPSG, encoded by the coding sequence ATGAGCGGTCGCGTGGTGCACTTCGAGATCCCGTTCGACGACGGCGAGCGCGCCCGCGCCTTCTACCGCGCGGCGTTCGGCTGGGACATCCAGGAGATGCCCGAGCTCGGCTACACCTCGGTCCGGACCGGCCCGGCCAACGAGGACGGGTTCCCGGCCGAGCCGGGGTACATCGGCGGCGGCATGATGGCCCGGGAGGCCTCGCTCCCGGCGCCGGTCGTCACCGTCGACACCGACGACATGGACGACGCCCTGGCAAGGGTCGTCGAGCTCGGCGGCGAGGTGGTCATCGGCCGCACCGCCGTCGCGGACATGGGCTACGCCGCCTACTTCCGGGACACCGAGGGCAACGTCATGGGCCTCTGGCAGGACGCCCCGAGCGGCTGA
- a CDS encoding siderophore-interacting protein: MLTSPVRPAAGDVVVKDDRPAYRPFPARVARLRPLSPHFVRVTFAGEELRWFGTDRLDQRVKLVLPGPDGRPCDVGADDPEVLRAGTWYARWRALPAAERTPFRTYTVRDVRPEAGEVDVDLVRHDHHDDDAGPAARWLAAARPGDPVLLVGPDARSAESATGIDWAPGTATELLLAGDETAVPAICSILETLPPGRRARAFAEVPDAADILPVDLPANAQLTWLPRGDAPHGHHLVPAVQEWIGANATVVDGARAGAVQPLQDVDVDAELLWDSPVVQVLPVDTCGRGGERCGSDFYAWFAGEAGTIKTLRRILVTDTGVCRRRVAFMGYWRRGRAEAQ; encoded by the coding sequence ATGCTTACCTCACCGGTGCGCCCGGCGGCCGGCGACGTCGTCGTCAAGGACGACCGCCCCGCCTACCGGCCGTTCCCGGCACGCGTGGCCCGGCTGCGCCCGCTCAGCCCGCACTTCGTCCGGGTGACGTTCGCCGGCGAGGAGCTGCGGTGGTTCGGCACCGACCGGCTGGACCAGCGGGTCAAGCTCGTCCTCCCCGGCCCCGACGGCCGGCCGTGCGACGTCGGCGCCGACGACCCCGAGGTGCTCCGGGCGGGCACCTGGTACGCCCGCTGGCGGGCGCTGCCGGCGGCGGAGCGCACCCCCTTCCGCACCTACACCGTCCGGGACGTGCGGCCCGAGGCCGGCGAGGTCGACGTCGACCTGGTCCGCCACGACCACCACGACGACGACGCCGGCCCCGCCGCCCGCTGGCTCGCCGCCGCCCGGCCCGGGGACCCGGTGCTCCTCGTCGGCCCGGACGCCCGCTCCGCGGAGTCCGCGACCGGCATCGACTGGGCGCCGGGCACCGCCACCGAGCTCCTGCTCGCCGGCGACGAGACGGCGGTGCCGGCGATCTGCTCGATCCTGGAGACCCTGCCCCCCGGGCGCCGGGCCCGGGCCTTCGCCGAGGTGCCGGACGCCGCGGACATCCTGCCGGTGGACCTGCCGGCCAACGCCCAGCTCACCTGGCTGCCGCGCGGGGACGCCCCGCACGGCCACCACCTGGTGCCCGCCGTGCAGGAGTGGATCGGCGCCAACGCCACCGTGGTCGACGGCGCCCGCGCCGGCGCCGTCCAGCCGCTGCAGGACGTCGACGTCGACGCCGAGCTCCTCTGGGACTCCCCGGTCGTCCAGGTGCTGCCGGTGGACACCTGCGGGCGCGGCGGGGAGCGCTGCGGCAGCGACTTCTACGCCTGGTTCGCCGGCGAGGCCGGCACCATCAAGACCCTGCGCCGGATCCTGGTCACCGACACCGGGGTGTGCCGCCGCCGGGTCGCGTTCATGGGGTACTGGCGGCGCGGGCGCGCCGAGGCGCAGTGA
- a CDS encoding iron ABC transporter permease — MTATLTPAPPVRPAARPSRRGLGLLAVAVVLAVVVLASLALGARDIAPADVVRALLAPVPGDADHAVVRDQRVPRTAVGLVAGAALGLAGTLMQGITRNPLADPGLLGVNAGSALFVVLAITLLGVTSPAGFVWFALAGAALAAALVYGIGSIGREGATPVKLALAGTALTAGATSLITLVLITDEGTLSVYRRWSVGSLAGRGTDQLLALAPFLLLGALLALATGRTLNLLAMGDDVARGLGQNLPLARAAAATAIVLLAGSATALAGPVVFVGLVVPHLARPVTGPDYRWILPYALLLGPVVLVAADVLGRLVVRPGELEAGIVVAVVGAPALIAIVRRTKLAGL, encoded by the coding sequence ATGACCGCCACCCTCACCCCGGCCCCGCCCGTGCGGCCGGCCGCCCGGCCGAGCCGGCGCGGCCTCGGCCTGCTCGCCGTCGCCGTCGTCCTGGCGGTCGTCGTGCTGGCCTCCCTCGCCCTCGGCGCCCGGGACATTGCCCCCGCCGACGTGGTCCGCGCCCTCCTCGCCCCCGTGCCCGGCGACGCCGACCACGCGGTGGTGCGCGACCAGCGCGTCCCGCGCACCGCCGTCGGGCTGGTGGCCGGCGCCGCCCTCGGGCTGGCCGGCACCCTCATGCAGGGCATCACCCGCAACCCGCTGGCCGACCCCGGCCTGCTCGGGGTCAACGCCGGCTCCGCCCTCTTCGTGGTCCTCGCGATCACCCTGCTGGGCGTGACCAGCCCGGCCGGCTTCGTCTGGTTCGCGCTGGCCGGCGCGGCGCTGGCCGCCGCCCTGGTCTACGGCATCGGGTCGATCGGCCGGGAGGGCGCCACCCCGGTCAAGCTGGCCCTGGCCGGCACGGCGCTGACCGCCGGGGCCACCTCGCTCATCACCCTCGTGCTGATCACCGACGAGGGCACCCTCAGCGTCTACCGCCGCTGGTCGGTGGGCTCCCTCGCCGGCCGCGGCACCGACCAGCTGCTGGCGCTGGCGCCCTTCCTCCTGCTCGGCGCCCTCCTCGCCCTGGCCACCGGGCGGACCCTGAACCTGCTCGCGATGGGCGACGACGTCGCCCGGGGCCTGGGGCAGAACCTGCCGCTGGCCCGGGCGGCCGCCGCCACTGCGATCGTCCTGCTCGCCGGGTCGGCGACGGCGCTGGCCGGGCCGGTGGTCTTCGTCGGCCTGGTCGTCCCGCACCTCGCCCGGCCGGTCACCGGCCCGGACTACCGCTGGATCCTGCCCTACGCCCTCCTCCTCGGGCCGGTCGTGCTGGTCGCCGCCGACGTCCTCGGCCGCCTGGTGGTCCGGCCCGGGGAGCTCGAGGCCGGGATCGTCGTCGCCGTCGTCGGGGCGCCGGCCCTGATCGCGATCGTCCGGCGGACCAAGCTGGCCGGGCTGTGA
- a CDS encoding iron chelate uptake ABC transporter family permease subunit: MTTTTTAPAPARGAAPAPARPAAVRTRAVTAVLLVVVLVLAVATLTVGTGRSAAELGRVLAGQGEAADAFVLLRLRLPRLLLAVGVGVALALAGALFQTVLHNPLASPDILGISGGASLAAATAILLGGLSGAAVSLAALGGAVLAAAAIYLLAWRSGVSGYRFVLVGVGVAFLVNAGIGYLITRADVNDVPSALVWMVGSLGTPAWREVLVLAVALAVLVPLVALLAPALRALELGDDTAGGLGVPVERTRLTVLGVAVALAAAATAVAGPVAFVAFVSAPLARRLVPTAGLALVPSALVGTALVLGADLAGQHLLGLKVPVGIVTGVIGAPYLLWLLATTNREGRGA, from the coding sequence ATGACCACCACCACCACCGCCCCCGCCCCCGCCCGCGGGGCCGCCCCCGCGCCGGCCCGGCCCGCCGCGGTGCGGACCCGGGCCGTCACCGCCGTCCTTCTGGTCGTGGTCCTGGTGCTGGCGGTGGCCACCCTCACCGTCGGCACCGGCCGGTCCGCCGCCGAGCTGGGCCGGGTGCTGGCCGGGCAGGGCGAGGCCGCCGACGCGTTCGTCCTGCTGCGGCTGCGGCTGCCCCGGCTGCTCCTCGCGGTGGGCGTCGGGGTCGCCCTCGCCCTCGCCGGCGCGCTCTTCCAGACCGTCCTGCACAACCCGCTAGCCAGCCCGGACATCCTCGGGATCAGCGGCGGCGCCTCGCTCGCCGCCGCGACGGCGATCCTGCTCGGCGGCCTGTCCGGGGCCGCCGTCTCCCTCGCCGCCCTCGGCGGGGCGGTGCTGGCCGCCGCCGCGATCTACCTGCTCGCCTGGCGCTCCGGGGTCAGCGGGTACCGCTTCGTCCTCGTCGGCGTGGGCGTCGCGTTCCTCGTCAACGCCGGCATCGGCTACCTGATCACCCGCGCGGACGTCAACGACGTCCCCTCCGCCCTGGTCTGGATGGTCGGCAGCCTGGGCACCCCGGCCTGGCGGGAGGTCCTCGTCCTGGCCGTGGCGCTCGCGGTGCTGGTCCCGCTGGTGGCGCTGCTGGCCCCGGCCCTGCGGGCGCTCGAGCTCGGCGACGACACCGCCGGCGGCCTCGGCGTGCCGGTGGAGCGCACCCGGCTGACCGTGCTCGGCGTCGCCGTCGCCCTCGCCGCGGCGGCCACCGCCGTCGCCGGGCCGGTCGCCTTCGTCGCGTTCGTCTCGGCGCCCCTCGCCCGGCGGCTGGTTCCGACGGCGGGGCTCGCCCTGGTCCCCAGCGCCCTGGTCGGCACGGCGCTGGTGCTCGGCGCCGACCTCGCCGGGCAGCACCTGCTCGGCCTGAAGGTGCCGGTCGGGATCGTCACCGGCGTCATCGGCGCCCCGTACCTGCTGTGGCTGCTGGCCACCACCAACCGAGAGGGGCGGGGCGCATGA